The following coding sequences are from one Sphingobium sp. Cam5-1 window:
- a CDS encoding exodeoxyribonuclease VII small subunit: protein MAEDSKTEPGDLSQLSFEDALRALESIVRRLESGDVPLDESISLYAQGEELRKRCLERLQAAEARIQKLTIDPSGAVTGAQPFGAD from the coding sequence ATGGCCGAAGACAGCAAGACAGAGCCGGGCGATTTGTCCCAATTGTCGTTTGAGGATGCGCTGCGGGCGCTGGAGTCGATCGTTCGTCGGCTGGAAAGCGGTGATGTGCCGCTCGACGAGTCGATCTCGCTCTATGCTCAGGGTGAAGAACTGCGCAAGCGCTGCCTTGAACGCCTGCAGGCGGCAGAGGCTCGCATTCAGAAATTGACCATCGATCCCAGCGGCGCCGTCACGGGCGCCCAGCCTTTCGGCGCGGATTGA